The Drosophila suzukii chromosome 2 unlocalized genomic scaffold, CBGP_Dsuzu_IsoJpt1.0 scf_2c, whole genome shotgun sequence genome segment gtattcggcacgctacaacagaaaatttacgtgtaggtaaataaatatttactgtggcgggccgaaatcataaatttaatatagtttattttttttatcgaATGGTTTTGTTAAAGGCgcgttcgccactactttttacctcgttaagaggtgtttttgtttgataatatatatatataaatatgtatatatgtagtcGCAAACTACATTCTAAATATACATACAAATGTATATACATGTGCTGTTTTGGAGAATTGCATAACaccattaatacattaatttCTATAAGATTAGTAGCCTAATAGTCCTATTAAGACTGTATTGTTTATAATGTAATGTGGATATGTAAATATCGAtctagttatacccgttactcgtagagtaaaagggtatactagattcgtcggaaagtatgtaacaggcagaaggaagcgtttccgaccccataaagtatatatattctttatcaggatcacaagccgagtcgatctagccatgtccgtctgtccgtctgtccgtctgtctgtccggatgaacgctgagatctcggaaactatgagagctaggctattgagatttggcgtacagattcctgagcttcttacgcagcgcaagtttgtttcagtagactgccacgcccactctaacgcccacaacccgcccaaaactgtaactcctacagttttgatgctagataaaaaattttaactgaaatgtattgttctcatcaatacctatcgatcgaagtttgccacgcccacttaaacgcccacaaaccgcgaaaaccagtgacgcccacaatttgcatgctagataaaaaattttaactgaaatgtacttgtgtcgtcaatacctatcgattgatccaaaaataaatttgccacgcccactctaacgcccataacgcttaaatctgtctaccgccggtaggtggcgcattttaatctcgctttgctgcttgcatatctccatttccctttgagtaacgggtatctgatagtcgaggtactcgactatagcgtttttccttgttttttttccttttgcgCACTTTGCCtacacttttttttaagtgcacATTCACACTCACATTCAAAATATGTATTTAGAATATATATCATATTATTAGGAATGTACTTACCTGATTCAATAAACACTAGCACCTTGCACTGAAACATTTGTCGTCTTTAACACAATGTCGAGTTCACAATGACTTATCGATAACTACGCTTGCTTGCACGATAGGCGCAGTTCGAATTTcgtaaatataaatacaattaTTGGTATCGATGAGACCCTagatttggtcaaaatgacacTAATTAGGATcaaaaaagatttttcatACAATGTAGTATACTTTTGACACTCATTTAGGATAAAATTGATCCCAAAAATTTGATTCTAGGGTTAGTGTCATTTTTACCCACACTTATCAAATTGACACTcgaagatttttttttgggtgtagaTGTCGAGGGCAGTGTTTCGCAGTTTTCTGGGTCGAGTTCCCCAGATATAAGCACATGGATAGGAGAGATGGATGATAGTGCAGCTACAGTTAAGTGGAACTCTTTACAGTTGTTTGTGTATGTAAAACAGTTGCTTAGTGGAGCAGCAAAGATGTATGTGCGTAGCCAGAGAAATATCAAGACTGGACAAGTTTGAAATCGGCTTTGTTGAAGGAGTTTGGAATCAAGCTATCCTCATTGGGAAAACGACTGCAGCACCAGTAAGCAAGTATGGTTCACAGGGTAGCAAGGCTGTATGGCTGATGAGGTAGCTGGATCAGTTAGGAAATGTTTTTGTTTCAGAGATTCGACATGAAGAAAGACTGTCCCGTAAAGGAAAAATGTATCAAAGGTGATCAACCAGGACACCGAGCAGCGCAGAGTAAAGCTGAAGTGCAGGTCGCGAGTGGTCGATAGCTCCGTAGAGAGCGTCTTTGTTAATGCGAAAGCTGGTAGGCAAGAAGGGTTCCTTACACCGATAGACAAAGCAACATGATCGACATGGTATGTGATGACCGGCTTCGTCATGGTATGTGATTATGTCGACTACGTTGGCCCAAAATATCCCCAAATATCGATATAATCACGTTTTCGTGATTGTAGATGCATTTTCCAagtggtatggtatggtaggATTCAACAAGAATCACAGGGGTTGGAGAAGTTGTGACTTGTTTGGAGCGCCAGGCTCTTTGTTTTGGAAATCCGTACAGGATAGTGTCAGATCGTGGAGCTGCATTCCCATCCCACCTGTTCAAGGAGTACTGCGATAGGGAGAAGATCCAACGTGTGCAACAGGCGTAACAAAAAGAAACGGACAACGCTCTTTAAAGTAAGCCTTGAATGTCGAGGGTGCTGCTATAAGGTAAAGCAATTCAATATACCTGTGTTTTTCTCAATCGACGCGCTTTATCAAAATCGTACAGCTAAAGACAGGCATAATGAACTGCAACGTGCCGAATGTACAAAATTTAGAAAGTGTACTTACGTAGACTACATTTTGTTTATACCTTTCAGGTAAAGCAAGAAGTCAGAATTTATGGTCGATTTTAGCGGtaatttaatgaaaatatcggtgtcgaaaattaaaataaaaaaaaagtaattacatattataaaatttagtgacctttataaatatttgtatccTAAGATATAAGCTAATGAtggaaaagaaaagaaaaaagaaagtgTCAAACCTACATAAAATTTTAAGAATCATATAAAATTTTAGGCCATAAATATCCTATAAAGTTGGTCAGTTATGAcctataaatatttacatttatgACCTAAAAAGTTGGTCAAATTAGGTGttttcaaaaaaatttaagtgcTCAGGAGAGTAGGGATAGGAAGAAAAGTTCGGTTGGATATAGCAACTATAAATAAAAAGTCATTACCACGAAACTGGTATTATTGAAAAGACTGTTCCTgctttataagcaaataagTGTGCAGTCTTGGAAAGAATCGCTTTGCATATCTCTCTCGCACTCCCCTTAGCCGAGTAACGGGTGATTAATAGGTGATGACACCGACAACAGCATTCTCTCTTATCAAACCCGTTtgtcgtagagtaaaaggctATAAtaaattcgtcggaaagtactCCCAGAATTTGACAACAATCCGTTCGCTATGTTTTCGTTCCGCGCGATCAAGTCATGAACATTGTCATGAACGCTTCACTGAAAAATGTCTTgaattatcaacaaaatacGTATGTAGGTCTGGTGTCCCGATTGTCCGTACTTGAAAAATTCGTTCGGTGATCCAGCTGCAAGAGCGACCGCCTTTAAGTATTATCTAAATTTTCTCatttctaatatttttattctagcatcaaaactgtgggcgccacagtcTCGGTAGGTTTGTCGCTATAGTCGACGCCCTAGAGTCTAGGGCCTAGACTATTAGATATGCGTTACTCAGATATGCAGCAGATCGACTGTTTCCGAGACACAATATTTGCGAACTGTCCGATTTGAACAATTTTTGGAATGTAGTTGACATAAACATTAAACAAAATCCCATTTACACTTTTTTTTACACAATATTACAAATTTGGGAGCTAGACAGGTTTTAGCGACATGGGCTtgtatgggcgttagagtgagcgtggcaccctgctgaaataaactagCGCTGCGCAAGAGcctctagaatctgcatgcctaatcccagctTTCTAccttttatagtttccatttACACTCTTAAAAGATattaaaaatgtgggcgctagacAGCTCTTAGCGTTATGGTCGTTTTTAGCCGTTAGAGTGGGAATGGCACACTGCTAATCCCAGCTTTCTACCTTTAACAATTTCTTAGATCTAAGGACATTCCTAtttcgactcggctagtgatcctgatcaaggatataaatatttcttttagaaAGTCAGAAATGCTGATTTCGGAACTGCTCCACCTATACGCGAAAACTTTGATTGACGTTGCGATGCTTTGTgtgcgttacagtgggcgtggcacatttgCGCTGAGTCAGAAGCAACCAGAAGAAGTCGGTAAGCGgagtttaataaataaaaatgaatttataaGCCAGAGTAAAACAAAGATTTGTGTAGGTTACACAATGAAGTGAAACAAAGCAGGGACGTGATGGAAGCCCCAGCAGGCAGCCAGCCAGTCAACACACTAATCCAGTGACTCTTGTAGGCAGTCAGCCAAATAAAGGGACTCATGACTGAATGTGAAACTAACAATCGAGCCACTTACTGTTCTTGCTGtggcagcagcatcagcatcgTCTTTTGTACCCAAATTGAGCTTAGCCTCTGCGTGTAATCCgttattaaattttgtttgtgttttatTTGTCTTTGCTATTTTGCTTGTGgatattttgaataaataaaaataagcaGAACAAAGCTCAAGGCATAGCAAAAATCTAGCCTGCAATACACACACCCGTCTTAGGTCTTTCATATGCACACAATCACATCAAATGAAGACTAGAGAAAACAATAGTATGTCGAGTAAGGTCAGTACTTTTATAAGCCACTTTTTAGTGTACACAAGTCGAATTTTCGTATTTGCGGTTTCTTGTATTCCCAGGCAAGTTGACATTTTAATAAGACGGACGGCCGCAGAGCGTATGATAAACGCCTATTACAAATACGCCCTTAACAACATTGCTAAGTCCTAAAACTGTCGCGTAGCCGTGTCGTCCTAGACTGTGGCACACTAACACACATACGTTGTTCCTTGGCATTCTGCACGGCAGACCCCGAAATGACGAAACGCTCCTGTTCCTTTTTCTAACGCCCGGCTGGTTCGATAACAGTCCAGCATAGACATAGAACTTCCGTCTCACTACATACCTACACCTGGATGACTTTTCTTTCCTTGCACGTAAGTGTGTACGTGCGtgcttttaaatatgaaacTCGCATTAAATTATCAGAGCTCGCACATAACTGTCGACCGTTTCTCGTTGTCTGGAAATAAGTGTATTTTCCTGACTCTTTACGAAAAGACTCAGAGAGCAACCGATTTATGGGTTCTTGAATGAGCTCGCTCGCGCTCAGAGCTCAGAGCTCTACCATGGTTGTTCCAGGACCGTTTTGTCCTGCCCCACAAACGGTCTTTTGCGTATGTATTGGTATACACTCACACGCATAGGCTAGCAAATCGTTAATCGTCGGTTTTGCAGCCGAAATATATTAATTGCAATCGTGAACTGAGTGTGTGAAGTTGTGCAATTATTTTGTTCTGTAAAATGGGAAGAGAATTGAATAAAAAAGTGCAccaattctttaaatttaatttggaaGAGAACAAGTCAATATGAAGCGTTTGTGGTATTAAATTGTCCGGCAATCATTCAACAAACCTTAGACGGCATTTAACAACGAAACATATGGACATTTTCAATGAGTGGAACAATTCTGGACATTCACAATCAGCCCAAAGTGAAGAAAAACGAAGAATATCGTATCAAGCGAGCGAAGAAGCAATTGTTTCTTCTTTGATTAAAATAGTAACCACGGACGGAAAACCATTTATATTTCTAGACAGTGAAGGGTTCAAAGAAATTATGGATCCAATATATAATGCACTTGGCATGCACCCTGTAAGGTCTCCAAATATTATGAATTTTGTGTCAGTCAAAGAGCAGTTTGTCAAAGAAAACATAAGGGCTCTTGTGAAGGGAAAGCTGGTGTCCTTGAAAATCGATGTTGCCACCAGAATGGATAAAGCCATTCTGGGAATAAATTTGCAAATGGTCCACGCAAGCCTGGCTAAAACCGAGATTATTGTAAAGACTTTATGCATGATTGAGCTCGGGGGATCTCACACTGGAATATACATGAAGAACAAAATTCTCGAAGTCTTAGATGATTATGGAATATCACTAGATCAAATCTACAGGTAAAAATTTTACTACATacaattttaagaaaatatgtGATTTTCTTAAGAATTTTCATATTCATGCACACAGCGTTACGTCTGATAATGGGCGAAACATGATAAAGGCCGTCCAAGTGTTAAATGATGCCACAGAGGAATCCCTTTTTGAAGAAGACACAGAAAGTGAGAATCTTCTGAATGAACTGGGTACTATTGAACTTGCTAATATACACCTTGTGAGATGTGCAGCACACACTTTGCAACTGTGCGTATTCGATGTAAACAAGGCAAAGGAGATCGCCGATAAAATAAGTTCCTGTCGCACATTATGCAAATCGCTGCGCACAGAAACATATAGGTAAGTAATGAtaagttatatttatatatatatattttgtatatatatatacatactaTTTATAAAATCTATGCAGACGTGTCTTAATTGAGAACCAAAGAAACATACCATCGCTCGACGTTGCTACAAGGTGGAATTCAACCTATTTAATGCTAAAAAGATTATTGGACCTAAAGGATTTCCTGGCTACGCAGTCTTATATTTGTGTAGATCCCGATTGGGATTGGATCGAGACGTACATTGACGCTTTCAGTGATACATACCCGGCAACCTAAAGCTACAAGACGAAAATTTAGTTTATAGTGAGTTCTTCGTAGTATGGATGGAACTAAAATTGAAATGCGAGAACAGCCAcaatttgattaaaaaaaactatCGGCACAGATAAAAATAAGAGAAAGTAAGTTGTTAGAAAATGAAGCATTGTTGGCAGCGATTTACATGGATCCTCGGGTAAATTATATGTTGACAACGAAAACTTCGACGTTACTTTTGGGCGCTTGCCATTAAATTCAAATATATTGGAATTTTTTAATGACTTGCAGCTTAAGCTCCCTCATATAAGTGCACTAGCGCAAGTTGTGCTGGCGACACCTGCAACGCAAGTTTCTGTCGAACGGGCATTCTCAGCCCTACACTTTATATTAAGTCAACGAAGAAGTTCAATTAGTGCAGAGAATCTGAACGCCTTACTAGTTATAAAGCTTAACacataatatataaaaaatgttaaatgttaaaataaaatgtaaaaacaaCATATTCTGAATATGGAATCGAAATGGAACTTGTTAACCAAAacatttgaaaataaatttaaaatgttgtattaaacaaattatattatttctttttcaCAACAACGAAAGTAAATGTGAAGACCGTTTGCGTTGAGTTTTTCGGTCAATCGGTCTTTTGTTGACTGTCATTGTGGGAGCGTTTCTCGTTCCGCTCTTTACGCACTGCTCATTAAagagcaacgagctcaacgaaaAGCGCTCAACAGAAAACATAAATGATGACAGAAAGTGTCTCTTGCTCAGAGCGAGAGCGAGACAGTAGGACCTTTTTCGGTTTGCTCGCAACCAGAGCACGAGAAGAAAAACGGTCAACAGTTATTTGCGAGCTCTGTAAATTATACATCGAAGCGGAAATATATTTCTGCGTGGCCGTTCTCCTGACGTTCCTGCCAACCGATACTTAATCACACGGATTGGAAtccaaaacaaggaagaacgctatagtcgagtacctcgactatcagatacccgttactcagataacaaactttaaaataagttagccccgcactttgttctctctcccttgctctcatttctcggctctgcttttgtttcagccagcgccaagaatgagaaagcaacacataaaatagacaaaaaacatttatatttatgtatgcttgctaaacatacacaattttaaggcacattctgtatttcaaaatatttggttgaatagctttgtttgaaagaattctatttgccgcggatattagattgcaattttttacgtccacacacatgcataaatacatatgtatgtatgtatgtatgtcgtattctggctctagtgtcaaggcttgtcctaactactttggtttgagagcattggactgaaaacggaaaattttttttgggacaatctataggtatttattaagctaattcatattctttgaaagagataaataaagatgtacagatctttaaaggtttttgcccgtcaatgggacaaatggataaagggttcattattcaatagaataagttagccgcgcactttgctctctctgagcgccggcagggcttttttctttgccgctaagttcggccggcaactatttacatacacacacatacacgcgtaaaaacatttcgcattgtctggctctgacgtcatagcttttttctttggaggtttgtgggcgttagagtgggcgtagcaaaatttttttttggtcaatcgataggtattgacaagactaatacatttcagttaaaattttctatctagcatcaaaactgtaggagttacattttagggcggtttgtgggcgttatagtgggcgtggcagtctactgaaacaaacttgcgctgcgtaagaagctcaggaatctgtacgccaaatctcaatagcctagctctcatagtttccgagatctcagcgttcatccggacagacggacagacggacatggctagctcgactcggctagtgatcctgatcaagaatatatatactttatggggtcggaaacgcttccttctgcctgttacatactttccgacgaatatagtatacccttttactctacgagtaacgggtataacaaggaagaacgctatagtcgagtacctcgactatcagatacccgttactcagctaaagggaccaaagggagatggagatatgcaagcagcaagcgagattgaaatgcgccacctacccgcgatctcaatatatggttatgtgggcggtagacagatttaagcgtagtgggcgttagagtgggcgaggcaaacttttttttgggtcaatcgataggtattgacgacactaatacatttcagttaacattttgtatttagcatgcaaattgtgggcgccaaaGGCTTGGCgatagagtggacgtggcataTTCGAGTTACACACTTGATCTGCGTACAatgctacggaatctaaaccTGAAAACCCAaatctctatctttgatagtttccgagatatccgcgttcatatttaagattttttgaagtttgtgggcggtttaattccgttagagtg includes the following:
- the LOC118876921 gene encoding uncharacterized protein, encoding MDIFNEWNNSGHSQSAQSEEKRRISYQASEEAIVSSLIKIVTTDGKPFIFLDSEGFKEIMDPIYNALGMHPVRSPNIMNFVSVKEQFVKENIRALVKGKLVSLKIDVATRMDKAILGINLQMVHASLAKTEIIVKTLCMIELGGSHTGIYMKNKILEVLDDYGISLDQIYSVTSDNGRNMIKAVQVLNDATEESLFEEDTESENLLNELGTIELANIHLVRCAAHTLQLCVFDVNKAKEIADKISSCRTLCKSLRTETYRRVLIENQRNIPSLDVATRWNSTYLMLKRLLDLKDFLATQSYICVDPDWDWIETYIDAFSDTYPAT